A DNA window from Pseudodesulfovibrio thermohalotolerans contains the following coding sequences:
- a CDS encoding FmdB family zinc ribbon protein yields MPIFEYKCNACGNEFEELVFDRDECPTCPKCQSTDTGKLMSAVRSKVGGFSPDAGGDSAPAKSSAPSSGCAGCSGGNCSSCG; encoded by the coding sequence ATGCCCATATTCGAATACAAATGCAACGCGTGCGGCAACGAATTCGAGGAACTCGTTTTCGACCGCGACGAATGCCCCACATGCCCCAAATGCCAGTCCACCGACACCGGCAAGCTCATGAGCGCCGTCCGGTCCAAGGTCGGCGGATTCAGTCCGGACGCGGGCGGCGACAGTGCCCCCGCCAAATCCAGTGCGCCCTCTTCCGGCTGCGCGGGCTGTTCCGGCGGCAACTGTTCCAGTTGCGGCTAA
- the hemC gene encoding hydroxymethylbilane synthase: MKKLTIATRGSALALWQANHIKDLLEAEHPGLSVDLLKIKTKGDKILDVPLAKVGGKGLFVKEIEEALLDGRAQLAVHSMKDVPTELPDGLEVGIIPEREEATDSLLSVKYDGLKGLPEGAKVGTSSLRRQSQLCALRPDLRIETLRGNLDTRLNKLLNGEYDAIVLATAGLKRLNMSAPKQEILSPPEFLPAVAQGALGIEFRSDDAEVRGMLAFLDHAPTRYQVLAERGFLTGLDGGCQVPIAAWSEIEGDTLRLTGYVAEVDGSTPIRRVVEGNVRHAWDMGMILAGRVLEAGGKAILDEVYARETK, translated from the coding sequence ATGAAAAAGCTCACCATCGCCACGCGCGGCTCCGCCCTGGCCCTGTGGCAGGCCAATCATATCAAGGACCTGCTCGAAGCCGAACATCCCGGCCTGTCCGTCGACCTGCTCAAGATCAAGACCAAGGGCGACAAGATTCTGGATGTGCCGCTGGCCAAGGTCGGCGGCAAGGGACTGTTCGTCAAGGAGATCGAGGAGGCCCTGCTGGACGGCCGTGCCCAGTTGGCCGTGCATTCCATGAAGGACGTGCCCACCGAGCTGCCCGACGGCCTTGAGGTCGGCATCATCCCCGAACGCGAGGAAGCCACCGATTCCCTGCTCTCGGTCAAATACGACGGCCTCAAAGGGCTGCCCGAGGGAGCCAAGGTCGGCACCTCAAGCCTGCGCCGCCAGTCCCAGCTCTGCGCCCTGCGTCCGGACCTCCGGATCGAGACCCTGCGCGGCAACCTGGATACCCGGCTGAACAAGCTCCTGAACGGCGAATACGACGCCATCGTCCTGGCCACCGCCGGACTCAAGCGGCTGAACATGTCCGCACCCAAGCAGGAGATACTGAGCCCGCCCGAGTTTCTGCCCGCCGTGGCCCAGGGCGCGCTCGGCATAGAGTTCCGCTCCGACGACGCCGAAGTGCGCGGTATGCTCGCCTTCCTGGATCACGCCCCCACCCGCTATCAGGTCCTGGCCGAACGCGGCTTCCTGACCGGACTGGACGGCGGCTGCCAGGTGCCCATCGCGGCCTGGTCCGAGATCGAAGGCGACACGTTGCGGCTGACCGGCTACGTGGCCGAAGTGGACGGCTCCACTCCCATCCGCCGAGTAGTCGAGGGAAATGTGCGGCACGCCTGGGACATGGGCATGATTTTGGCCGGACGAGTCCTCGAAGCAGGCGGCAAGGCCATCCTCGACGAAGTCTACGCCCGGGAAACAAAGTAG
- the cobT gene encoding nicotinate-nucleotide--dimethylbenzimidazole phosphoribosyltransferase, which yields MEAAFKRILDGIAPVDRSIEAEGQAHLDNLTKPVGSLGRLEALALQLYLIQGGQPPQSDPMRVYTVAGDHGVNAEGVSPYPQEVTRQMVLNFLADGAGINVLAKTVGAELFVVDAGCCGGPFDDHPALIQAKVAPGTANLADGPAMTREQCLQALLLGVSLADRAHEDGVRVLGTGDMGISNTTPSTALYAAFLGLDPAGLTGPGAGLAPEVIPAKTAVIRRGLEANSQAIQSGDPVDILAALGGYEIAALAGLILGGAKNHQLVCVDGFISTAAYLSAWKIHSAVKDYCLLSHASAEPGYSAVIEALDVDPYLHLGFRLGEGTGAACAMFLVRAAANIFNQMATFASAGVSESR from the coding sequence ATGGAAGCAGCTTTCAAGCGGATATTGGACGGAATAGCTCCTGTGGACCGGAGCATCGAAGCCGAAGGACAGGCTCATCTCGACAACCTGACCAAGCCCGTGGGCAGTCTCGGGCGACTGGAAGCCCTGGCACTGCAACTCTATCTCATTCAGGGCGGACAGCCGCCCCAGTCCGACCCCATGCGGGTCTACACCGTGGCCGGGGACCATGGGGTCAACGCCGAGGGCGTCTCCCCCTATCCCCAGGAGGTCACCCGTCAGATGGTTCTCAACTTCCTGGCCGACGGCGCGGGCATCAACGTCCTGGCCAAGACCGTGGGCGCCGAGCTTTTCGTGGTGGATGCGGGCTGCTGCGGCGGTCCTTTCGACGATCATCCGGCCCTGATCCAGGCCAAGGTCGCGCCCGGCACCGCCAACCTGGCCGACGGTCCGGCAATGACTCGCGAGCAGTGTCTCCAGGCCCTTCTCCTGGGCGTATCCCTGGCCGATCGCGCTCATGAGGACGGCGTCCGCGTGCTCGGTACCGGCGACATGGGCATTTCCAACACCACTCCGTCGACGGCCCTTTACGCGGCCTTTCTCGGTCTCGATCCCGCAGGGCTCACCGGCCCGGGCGCGGGACTGGCCCCTGAGGTCATCCCGGCCAAGACCGCCGTTATCCGCCGTGGTCTCGAAGCCAACAGCCAGGCCATCCAGTCCGGCGACCCGGTGGACATTCTCGCGGCCCTGGGCGGTTACGAGATAGCCGCCCTGGCCGGTCTCATCCTGGGCGGGGCCAAGAACCACCAGCTTGTCTGCGTGGACGGCTTCATCTCCACCGCCGCCTATCTTTCCGCCTGGAAAATCCATTCCGCGGTCAAGGATTACTGCCTGCTCAGCCACGCCTCGGCCGAGCCCGGCTACTCCGCAGTGATCGAGGCCCTGGATGTCGACCCCTATCTCCATCTCGGTTTTCGACTGGGAGAAGGCACCGGCGCGGCCTGCGCAATGTTCCTTGTTCGCGCCGCCGCCAATATCTTCAATCAGATGGCGACGTTCGCTTCGGCGGGCGTGTCGGAAAGCCGGTAG
- a CDS encoding WcbI family polysaccharide biosynthesis putative acetyltransferase, translating to MTREICIIHANCQGEPLAARLECCPEFRERYECRLFTNYVREPVPQQDLTRCALFLYQHLGPDWGELASERLAAMLPKQARTLCIPNMFFKGYWPTWTGRAGFDFRCELLDEYIDAGLSADEAVLVYQHADLSAKFDLPEILAETLRREREREARTPIKYTRIIEERHGREQLFNTVNHPGRLLMDHAARGILRELGLPGPDETALAALGAPFPELEQPIHPSAAAFFGWDFAGPNREYSIYGQRMTIAAWTARYVCARQNGVTDFIGFLQGAESPS from the coding sequence ATGACCCGGGAAATCTGCATCATCCACGCCAACTGCCAGGGCGAACCGCTGGCGGCGCGCCTTGAATGCTGCCCGGAATTCCGCGAGCGGTACGAATGCCGCCTGTTCACCAACTACGTGCGCGAGCCGGTTCCGCAACAAGACCTTACCCGCTGCGCCCTGTTCCTGTATCAGCACCTCGGCCCGGACTGGGGCGAGCTGGCCTCCGAACGGCTCGCCGCCATGCTGCCGAAGCAGGCTCGGACCTTGTGTATCCCGAACATGTTTTTCAAGGGATACTGGCCCACCTGGACCGGCCGCGCGGGGTTCGACTTCCGTTGCGAGCTGCTCGACGAATACATCGACGCCGGGCTGTCGGCCGATGAAGCCGTCCTTGTCTATCAACACGCCGATCTGTCCGCGAAGTTCGACCTGCCGGAGATTCTTGCCGAAACCCTGCGGCGCGAAAGGGAACGCGAAGCCCGCACTCCGATCAAATACACACGCATCATTGAGGAGCGGCACGGCCGCGAGCAGCTTTTCAACACGGTCAACCACCCCGGCCGCCTGCTCATGGACCACGCCGCGCGCGGCATACTGCGCGAACTCGGCCTGCCCGGACCGGACGAGACCGCGCTGGCGGCGCTGGGCGCCCCCTTCCCGGAACTGGAACAGCCCATCCATCCCTCGGCAGCAGCCTTTTTCGGATGGGATTTCGCCGGGCCGAACCGGGAGTATTCGATTTACGGCCAGCGGATGACCATTGCCGCCTGGACGGCCCGCTACGTCTGCGCCCGGCAAAACGGCGTGACCGACTTCATCGGCTTTCTGCAAGGGGCGGAAAGCCCAAGTTGA
- the thrB gene encoding homoserine kinase, with amino-acid sequence MAFTPITRDLVPQPCITLVGMAGAGKSTLGGILAGRLDWRQLDTDRYMESYYGLTLQGIMDTYGLEDFLRIEEKLVSELNLARTVISTGGSVIYGPEAVRRLKELGPVVLLDIDEATFIERVGNGENRGLAIGPGKTMRDLYHERLPLYRKAADLTIRTDQCAPEECVDLILQHIDIE; translated from the coding sequence ATGGCCTTCACCCCCATCACGCGCGACCTGGTTCCGCAACCGTGCATCACCCTGGTGGGCATGGCCGGAGCGGGCAAGTCAACCTTGGGCGGAATCCTGGCCGGGCGGCTCGACTGGCGCCAGCTCGACACGGACCGCTACATGGAGTCCTATTACGGCCTGACCTTGCAAGGGATCATGGACACATACGGGCTTGAAGACTTTCTGCGCATTGAGGAAAAACTGGTCTCGGAGCTGAACCTGGCCCGCACGGTCATATCCACGGGCGGCTCGGTCATCTACGGCCCCGAGGCGGTCAGGCGGCTCAAGGAGCTCGGGCCCGTGGTCCTGCTCGACATCGACGAGGCCACTTTTATCGAGCGCGTGGGGAACGGCGAGAACCGGGGGCTGGCCATCGGCCCCGGCAAGACCATGCGCGATCTCTATCATGAGCGGCTGCCGTTGTACCGCAAGGCCGCAGACCTGACCATCCGCACGGACCAATGCGCTCCCGAGGAGTGCGTGGACCTGATCCTTCAACACATCGACATCGAATGA